A genomic stretch from Sulfolobales archaeon includes:
- a CDS encoding ATP-binding protein — MTIPEPGSGLLIPVSSGIVPRDVDRYSIYIGNTKIRNLPYYYNPFAPVNPMFAILGSPGYGKSELLMNLILRLKMRNPIDPPVIIIDPQGEYKRVLSHLARLGIHGVELRVGVDSYLNIFDSPEGVSYQFWVSNVVVPSIREALNIAPGQAARMDSLMKKIIFKVYHHQKGYKPSDPSTWREVPTLLDVVREIRSEIAEEEQRREQRRSRGRIQSLNSLYDRLGRWVFGIGTDYFSRAASIPIAQLLNIPVTVINVKHLEAEARNLVILYIFNVLYQLMKTMLPVKNTIRVVFIVDEGWILLKKTRSGESPLEILIRQARKYGFMVGVATQKFDDLSETILSLVGTLFIFNPNDPKVVDYAKKAGVPEKTAKEILNLERGWCLVRSLWATKTNVENPNAAFFVKVDSEVDPGLNIVSPRTTTPTQFVRLSESMALINEFTISD; from the coding sequence ATGACAATCCCGGAGCCAGGTTCAGGGCTGCTCATACCTGTGAGCTCAGGCATAGTCCCCAGGGATGTCGATAGGTACTCGATATACATCGGTAACACGAAGATCAGGAACCTTCCGTACTACTACAACCCATTCGCACCTGTGAACCCTATGTTTGCTATACTGGGGAGCCCTGGGTATGGGAAGAGCGAGCTTCTCATGAACCTCATACTAAGGCTCAAGATGAGGAACCCGATAGATCCCCCGGTGATCATAATAGATCCTCAGGGGGAGTATAAGAGGGTGCTGAGCCACTTGGCAAGGCTGGGGATACACGGTGTGGAGCTCAGAGTGGGTGTGGACTCGTATCTAAACATATTCGACAGCCCTGAGGGTGTGAGCTACCAGTTCTGGGTATCCAATGTTGTTGTCCCATCTATACGCGAGGCTCTCAACATAGCACCTGGACAGGCTGCTAGGATGGATTCCCTTATGAAGAAGATCATCTTCAAGGTCTATCACCATCAGAAGGGCTACAAACCATCGGATCCCAGCACGTGGAGGGAGGTTCCAACCCTTCTAGATGTTGTGAGGGAGATAAGGAGCGAGATAGCTGAGGAGGAGCAGAGGAGGGAGCAGAGGAGGAGTAGGGGGAGGATCCAGAGCCTCAACTCGCTGTACGATAGACTCGGCAGATGGGTATTCGGGATCGGGACTGACTACTTCTCAAGAGCAGCATCTATACCGATTGCACAGCTCCTAAACATACCAGTTACCGTTATAAATGTCAAGCATCTCGAGGCTGAGGCCAGGAACCTAGTTATACTATATATATTCAATGTATTATACCAGCTCATGAAGACAATGCTCCCGGTCAAGAACACAATAAGGGTTGTGTTCATAGTCGATGAGGGCTGGATCCTTCTTAAGAAGACCAGGAGCGGCGAATCACCCCTAGAGATCCTGATCAGGCAGGCTAGGAAGTATGGCTTCATGGTCGGTGTTGCTACTCAGAAGTTCGATGATCTCAGCGAAACGATTCTAAGCCTTGTTGGAACCCTCTTCATCTTCAACCCAAACGATCCGAAGGTGGTGGACTACGCTAAGAAGGCTGGCGTGCCTGAGAAGACTGCTAAGGAGATACTTAATCTTGAGAGGGGATGGTGCCTCGTAAGATCCCTATGGGCTACTAAGACAAATGTTGAGAACCCGAATGCAGCCTTCTTCGTCAAGGTTGACAGCGAGGTAGACCCGGGGCTGAACATAGTATCGCCCAGGACAACAACACCTACGCAGTTTGTGAGGCTATCAGAGTCCATGGCCCTTATAAACGAGTTCACAATATCTGACTAG